Proteins encoded together in one Rhizobium sp. 11515TR window:
- the hemN gene encoding oxygen-independent coproporphyrinogen III oxidase, translated as MFTSSLARYAQPVPRYTSYPTAPHFHEGIDGARYAEWLSETDPHKPVSLYLHVPFCDQLCWFCGCHTKQVRRYDPVADYLDALGEEIALAVRILPGRRRVSAVHVGGGSPTVIEPDDIDSLRAKLDDTFDLNPDCEISVEMDPRNADHDKLEAWHRFGITRASLGVQDFDPDVQKAINRPQSFEQTQAVVGALRNAGIDSINLDILYGLPLQTMETLRRTIDLAVSMRPNRIALFGYAHVPWVKKHQSLIDQDTLPGPAERFDMASAGAAQLAEAGYIALGLDHFADQDDNLATAASDGRMRRNFQGYTTDDAETLIGFGASSIGRLPQGYVQNSVSAVDYIRKVRAGELPTMRGFALSPSDRIIGRLIESLMCNFSFSISDLKRAFGAEVDSLLVEAAGIAALEGAMVSFDGDTFLVKPEGQPFVRTIASRFDRYLTGDNGVAP; from the coding sequence GTGTTCACCAGTTCACTTGCCCGTTACGCTCAACCCGTGCCGCGTTACACCAGCTATCCCACGGCGCCGCATTTTCACGAGGGGATCGACGGCGCCCGCTATGCCGAATGGCTAAGCGAGACGGATCCACATAAACCCGTTTCGCTTTACTTGCATGTGCCCTTCTGCGATCAGCTCTGCTGGTTTTGCGGCTGTCATACCAAGCAGGTACGACGCTATGATCCCGTTGCCGATTATCTGGACGCGCTTGGGGAGGAGATCGCACTTGCAGTGCGGATCCTTCCGGGTCGGCGGCGTGTGAGCGCCGTCCACGTCGGTGGCGGCTCGCCGACCGTGATCGAGCCTGACGACATCGACAGTCTTCGTGCGAAACTCGATGACACTTTTGATCTGAATCCGGATTGTGAGATCAGCGTCGAGATGGACCCGCGCAATGCGGACCATGATAAACTCGAAGCCTGGCACCGCTTTGGCATCACGCGTGCAAGCCTCGGCGTCCAGGATTTCGATCCCGACGTTCAAAAGGCAATCAATCGGCCACAAAGCTTCGAGCAGACACAAGCCGTCGTGGGAGCCTTGCGCAACGCCGGCATCGACTCAATCAATCTCGATATTCTCTACGGTCTGCCGCTGCAAACAATGGAGACGCTACGACGGACTATCGATCTTGCGGTGTCGATGCGGCCAAATCGTATTGCGCTCTTCGGCTACGCGCATGTTCCCTGGGTGAAAAAGCACCAAAGCCTTATCGACCAAGACACCCTTCCCGGTCCGGCCGAGCGGTTCGACATGGCAAGCGCTGGGGCCGCTCAATTGGCGGAAGCCGGCTATATCGCACTCGGTCTCGATCATTTCGCCGACCAGGACGACAATCTTGCCACTGCTGCCAGCGATGGAAGGATGAGACGCAATTTCCAAGGATACACGACGGACGATGCTGAGACGCTGATCGGATTCGGAGCATCTTCGATCGGCAGGCTGCCACAAGGCTATGTCCAGAACTCCGTTTCTGCTGTGGACTATATCCGCAAGGTCAGAGCCGGCGAGCTTCCTACTATGCGCGGCTTCGCACTGTCGCCTTCCGATCGTATCATCGGTAGGTTGATCGAGAGCCTCATGTGCAATTTCTCCTTCTCCATCTCCGATCTGAAGCGAGCTTTCGGAGCCGAGGTCGACTCCCTGCTCGTCGAGGCGGCGGGAATTGCCGCTTTGGAAGGCGCCATGGTTTCCTTCGACGGAGATACGTTCTTGGTGAAACCAGAAGGACAACCTTTCGTTCGCACGATCGCTTCCCGCTTCGATCGCTACCTGACAGGTGACAATGGAGTTGCCCCTTAA
- the cydX gene encoding cytochrome bd-I oxidase subunit CydX, with product MWYFAWLLGFPLAAAFAVLNAMWYELVDDNSEKNKRG from the coding sequence ATGTGGTATTTCGCCTGGCTTCTCGGCTTCCCGCTTGCAGCCGCCTTCGCCGTTCTCAACGCGATGTGGTACGAACTCGTTGACGACAATAGCGAGAAGAACAAGCGTGGATAG
- the cydB gene encoding cytochrome d ubiquinol oxidase subunit II, which translates to MILHELIDYETLRVIWWLLLGVLLIGFAVTDGFDLGVGTLLPFVAKTDTERRVAINSVGPTWEGNQVWLLLGGGAIFAAWPPLYAVSFSGFYLAMFAILFALILRPVAFKYRSKRESARWKAGWDWALFIGGFVPSLIFGVAVGNVLQGVPFRFDNDMRIYYEGSFFGLLNPYALLCGLLSVAMLAMHGAAWLQLKTGGAVAERARSYGSLAALATIVLFALGGLALWYGVDGYRITSQIDPIGPSNPLLKTVDHSAGAWFANYGSHPWMMAAPILGFIGAIATLLSMIARRQVAPLLFSKLAIFGIISTVGVSMFPFILPSSLDLRSSLTVWDASSSHMTLFVMLIAVLIFLPIVLAYTAWVYRLLWGKVDEEMVNDKNGHAY; encoded by the coding sequence ATGATCCTGCATGAATTGATCGATTACGAAACCCTGCGCGTCATCTGGTGGCTGCTTCTCGGCGTGCTTCTGATTGGCTTTGCCGTCACCGACGGTTTCGACCTCGGCGTCGGCACGCTGCTGCCATTCGTCGCCAAGACGGATACGGAGCGACGTGTTGCCATCAATTCCGTCGGCCCTACATGGGAGGGCAACCAGGTCTGGCTACTCCTTGGCGGCGGCGCGATCTTCGCCGCCTGGCCGCCGCTTTACGCGGTCTCCTTCTCCGGTTTCTATCTTGCGATGTTCGCAATTCTCTTCGCGCTGATCCTGCGGCCGGTTGCGTTCAAATACCGGTCCAAACGCGAGAGCGCCCGCTGGAAGGCAGGCTGGGATTGGGCGCTGTTTATCGGCGGCTTCGTTCCCTCGCTGATCTTCGGCGTTGCGGTCGGCAACGTGCTGCAAGGCGTACCCTTCCGCTTCGATAATGATATGCGGATCTATTATGAAGGCTCGTTCTTCGGCCTGCTCAATCCCTATGCCTTACTCTGCGGCCTCCTCTCTGTCGCCATGCTCGCCATGCACGGTGCGGCATGGCTGCAGCTCAAAACCGGCGGCGCTGTCGCGGAACGCGCACGCAGCTATGGCAGTCTGGCGGCACTTGCGACAATCGTGCTTTTTGCCCTTGGCGGCCTTGCTCTCTGGTACGGCGTCGACGGCTATCGCATTACCAGCCAGATCGACCCGATCGGTCCGTCCAATCCGCTTCTAAAGACGGTCGATCACAGCGCTGGTGCCTGGTTTGCAAATTACGGCAGCCATCCGTGGATGATGGCCGCGCCGATCTTGGGCTTCATTGGTGCCATCGCCACGCTGCTGTCGATGATTGCTCGCCGTCAAGTCGCGCCGCTGCTCTTCAGCAAGCTCGCCATCTTTGGCATCATCTCGACGGTCGGCGTCTCGATGTTCCCCTTCATCCTGCCTTCTTCGCTCGACCTCCGCTCCAGCCTCACGGTCTGGGACGCGTCCTCAAGCCATATGACGCTGTTCGTCATGCTGATCGCAGTGCTGATCTTCCTGCCGATCGTGCTTGCCTACACCGCCTGGGTCTATCGCTTGCTGTGGGGCAAGGTCGACGAGGAGATGGTCAACGACAAGAACGGCCACGCCTACTAA
- a CDS encoding cytochrome ubiquinol oxidase subunit I codes for MELDIVALSRLQFAMTALYHFLFVPLTLGLSVLLAIMETTYVMTGRQIWRQMTKFWGTLFGINFVLGVATGIVMEFQFGMNWSYYSYYVGDIFGAPLAIEGLMAFFLEATFVGLFFFGWDKLSKVGHLVATWAVALGSNFSALWILIANGWMQNPAGSALNPQTMRMEIVSFFDVVFNPVAQAKFVHTVSAGYVCASVFVLGVSAWYLLKGRSVELAKRSMTVAASFGLASALSVVVLGDESGYLTTEHQKMKLAAIEAMWKTEPAPAAFTAFGFPDQEARETHYAIHIPWAMGLIGTRSLTTEIAGIDKLEAQAKNHIRQGIKAYDALMKIRAAKPATPGEVSQDVATARSSFEDIGHELGYALLLKRYVDDPRQATEEQIAQAARDTIPNVPTLFWSFRIMVGLGMLFILLMTVFFWLSARRKLDRYPLLLTIAVFAIPLPWVAIELGWVVAEFGRQPWVIEGVLPTAAAVSNLGAVSVLITLLGFAAIYTALIVIEMSLMVKAIRKGPQLGDEPEADLTSKTLIPAAE; via the coding sequence ATGGAACTCGATATCGTGGCGCTGTCGCGCCTGCAGTTCGCCATGACGGCGCTGTATCACTTCCTATTTGTGCCGTTGACGCTCGGCCTTTCCGTGCTGCTTGCCATCATGGAAACGACCTATGTCATGACCGGTCGTCAGATCTGGCGGCAGATGACGAAGTTCTGGGGGACGCTCTTCGGCATCAACTTCGTGCTCGGTGTCGCCACCGGCATCGTGATGGAATTCCAGTTCGGCATGAACTGGAGCTACTACAGCTATTATGTCGGCGACATCTTCGGCGCGCCGCTGGCGATCGAAGGATTGATGGCCTTCTTCCTCGAGGCGACCTTTGTCGGTCTGTTCTTCTTCGGCTGGGACAAGCTGTCGAAAGTCGGCCATCTGGTCGCCACCTGGGCGGTGGCGCTGGGATCGAACTTCTCGGCGCTGTGGATCCTGATCGCCAATGGCTGGATGCAGAACCCGGCAGGCTCGGCGCTCAACCCACAGACCATGCGCATGGAGATCGTCAGTTTCTTCGATGTCGTCTTCAATCCGGTGGCGCAGGCGAAGTTCGTTCATACCGTCTCGGCCGGCTATGTCTGCGCCTCGGTCTTCGTGCTTGGTGTCTCGGCCTGGTATCTCCTGAAGGGCCGCAGCGTCGAGCTCGCGAAGCGTTCGATGACGGTTGCCGCATCCTTCGGCCTGGCTTCGGCGCTTTCGGTCGTCGTGCTTGGCGATGAAAGCGGCTATCTGACGACCGAACATCAGAAGATGAAGCTCGCGGCAATCGAAGCCATGTGGAAGACCGAACCGGCGCCGGCCGCCTTCACCGCCTTCGGCTTTCCAGATCAGGAAGCACGCGAAACGCACTATGCTATCCATATCCCCTGGGCCATGGGTCTGATCGGCACACGGTCGCTGACGACGGAAATCGCCGGCATCGACAAGCTTGAGGCGCAGGCCAAGAATCATATTCGTCAGGGCATCAAGGCTTATGATGCCCTGATGAAGATCCGCGCTGCCAAGCCGGCAACGCCCGGCGAAGTCTCGCAGGATGTAGCCACTGCCCGCTCCTCCTTCGAGGATATCGGTCATGAACTCGGCTATGCTCTGCTGCTCAAGCGCTATGTCGACGATCCGCGCCAGGCGACGGAAGAGCAGATTGCCCAGGCCGCTCGCGATACCATTCCGAATGTGCCGACGCTCTTCTGGTCCTTCCGCATCATGGTCGGCCTCGGAATGCTCTTCATCCTGCTGATGACGGTCTTCTTCTGGCTCTCGGCACGACGGAAGCTGGATCGATATCCACTGCTGTTGACGATCGCGGTCTTCGCCATTCCGCTGCCCTGGGTCGCTATTGAGCTTGGCTGGGTCGTGGCGGAATTCGGCCGCCAGCCCTGGGTTATCGAAGGCGTGTTGCCAACCGCCGCTGCCGTTTCCAATCTTGGAGCAGTTAGCGTGCTGATCACGTTGCTTGGTTTTGCGGCGATCTACACAGCGCTGATCGTTATCGAAATGAGTCTGATGGTGAAAGCCATTCGCAAAGGCCCGCAACTGGGCGACGAGCCAGAAGCCGACCTCACCTCCAAAACTCTCATTCCTGCTGCGGAGTAA
- a CDS encoding amino acid ABC transporter ATP-binding/permease protein yields MMSIVSALYPICRLFLAARGRLLLLGALLSALTVLAGVALLGLSGWFITATSLAGLTATAITFDVFAPSAGIRLLAILRTGARYGERLTTHDATLGVLATLRENLFRGWAAPGVATILMHRPAKLLFRLTADIDALDSLYLRILVPAAVAIVSALAVSIALMLLSVPFGLLVGLWLVATGLGIPALAGRLALIPARRRAHAIEALRSRVIDLVAGQTDLVMAGRLQAQCAALAAADYRLREADDTLNRIESGVVAGFGLASATLPSGTLLTITALAERGLIGAPVAALGLLVALAALEPFAALRRGALELGRTVLAARRISPRLVQVARPPAHQMPPDGLAVQVSGVSARYDGAAMDSLENITLSLASDEHIAVIGPSGAGKSTLFAVLAGELAIECGVVETAPATTLTQRTALFQDSLRDNLRLAAPDADDEMLYTALADAGLLQDVLALPKGLDTRLGEGGLGLSGGQSRRLALARLFLLGTELWLLDEPTEGLDRETGRDVMQRIADRDRGRSLVIATHIRREAEIADRIVVLERGRIVANVRRGETEFDAVLARLRQD; encoded by the coding sequence ATGATGTCGATAGTCTCCGCTCTTTATCCCATCTGTCGGCTTTTCCTAGCGGCGCGGGGACGCCTATTGTTGCTCGGCGCGCTGCTGTCGGCCCTTACCGTGCTTGCCGGCGTCGCTTTGCTCGGGCTCTCTGGTTGGTTCATCACGGCGACTTCGCTTGCCGGCCTGACGGCAACGGCCATCACCTTCGATGTCTTTGCCCCGTCTGCCGGCATCAGGCTGCTGGCGATCCTTCGCACTGGCGCACGCTACGGCGAGCGCCTGACGACCCATGACGCGACGCTCGGCGTTCTTGCCACACTTCGCGAAAATCTGTTTCGCGGTTGGGCAGCGCCCGGCGTGGCAACGATTTTGATGCATAGGCCTGCCAAGCTGCTTTTTCGGCTGACGGCGGACATCGATGCGCTCGACTCCCTCTATTTGCGCATTCTGGTGCCGGCCGCGGTCGCGATTGTCTCCGCTCTGGCGGTCAGCATCGCGCTGATGCTGCTCTCGGTCCCGTTCGGGCTGCTCGTCGGCCTATGGCTTGTCGCTACCGGTCTTGGCATTCCGGCCCTTGCAGGACGTCTGGCGCTGATACCGGCACGGCGGCGGGCGCACGCGATAGAAGCACTGCGCTCACGTGTCATCGATCTCGTCGCCGGACAGACCGACCTCGTCATGGCTGGCAGACTGCAGGCGCAATGCGCGGCGCTTGCTGCCGCCGATTATCGTTTGCGAGAGGCAGATGATACGCTGAACCGGATCGAAAGCGGTGTTGTCGCCGGCTTCGGCCTCGCCTCGGCCACGTTGCCGTCCGGCACTTTGCTGACGATCACCGCCTTGGCCGAACGCGGCCTTATCGGAGCGCCGGTTGCCGCTCTCGGCCTGCTGGTGGCCCTTGCAGCGCTCGAACCCTTTGCAGCGCTGCGCCGAGGAGCGCTGGAGCTCGGCCGCACCGTGCTTGCTGCCCGCCGCATTTCACCGCGTCTGGTACAGGTTGCACGGCCCCCCGCACATCAGATGCCGCCAGACGGCCTGGCCGTCCAAGTCTCCGGCGTCTCCGCCCGATATGACGGAGCCGCGATGGATTCACTCGAGAACATCACGCTTTCCCTGGCATCGGACGAGCATATAGCGGTGATCGGCCCGAGCGGAGCGGGAAAGTCGACCCTGTTTGCCGTCCTAGCCGGTGAACTCGCCATCGAATGCGGCGTGGTCGAAACCGCTCCGGCCACGACGCTGACACAGCGCACCGCGCTTTTCCAGGACAGCCTGCGGGATAACTTGCGTCTTGCTGCGCCGGATGCAGACGATGAGATGCTCTACACCGCCCTTGCGGATGCCGGCCTCCTGCAAGACGTACTGGCCCTACCGAAAGGCCTCGACACCCGCCTCGGCGAAGGCGGTCTTGGTCTGTCCGGCGGACAATCCCGTCGCCTGGCACTCGCCCGTCTGTTCCTGCTTGGCACGGAGCTCTGGCTTCTCGACGAGCCGACTGAAGGTCTCGACCGCGAAACCGGACGTGATGTCATGCAGCGCATTGCCGACCGCGACCGCGGCCGTTCGCTGGTCATCGCCACGCATATTCGCCGCGAAGCCGAGATCGCCGACCGGATCGTCGTTCTCGAGAGGGGCCGGATCGTCGCGAATGTGCGGCGGGGAGAAACCGAATTTGATGCAGTGCTCGCCCGGCTGAGGCAGGACTGA
- the cydD gene encoding thiol reductant ABC exporter subunit CydD: MTTAFFDTGSEVRREAETDVTDSSIQPSSPKDRSPRTMRAKLSPAALVQTLASLLWIPQAALLATGIGAIADGHSITATAVPALFVFLVGALRAGLDALGGRLAFQAARAELSRRREIAVTALADRSPLDSDRPASGFAASLIAEQAETIVPYLARFRPARLKASAVPLIILICVAPVSWVAALILLFTAPLIPMFMALIGWRAKAASEKQLAETGGLNAFLLERLRGLATIRALGAVDRTALRLRADAEQLKMRTMAVLKIAFLSSAVLELFAALGVAAMAVYVGFNLLGAIDVGTWSGRLSLTQGLFILLLAPSFFEPLRELSAVWHDRAAGEAALDALDALSSTGVTLPGWRDEKVAETSRDRTLPSIDVDRLCFRHRPEQMPVFDGFSLAIAAGEHVAILGESGAGKTTMLSLIAGLARSESGTIHVGGQRLNDISASALRRRMAWIGQRPHIFAGTMTSNITLGRPEVSTHAVQQAIDLAHLRRTVTQHRAMSIGEGGAGLSGGEALRLAIARAAATPHVDIILADEPTAHLDTETAREATDALLAIARGRTLVVATHDPVLAARMGRVIYIDASVREEAA; encoded by the coding sequence ATGACCACCGCATTCTTCGATACGGGATCGGAAGTCAGACGAGAGGCAGAGACCGACGTCACCGACAGCTCAATCCAGCCGTCTTCCCCAAAAGACCGGTCGCCAAGGACAATGCGCGCCAAATTGTCACCGGCCGCTCTCGTGCAAACGCTGGCGTCGCTCCTCTGGATTCCTCAAGCAGCCTTGCTTGCCACCGGGATAGGCGCAATCGCTGATGGACATAGCATAACGGCAACGGCGGTACCGGCGCTGTTCGTCTTTCTCGTTGGCGCCTTGCGTGCCGGGCTGGATGCCTTGGGCGGACGTTTGGCCTTTCAGGCCGCGCGCGCAGAACTGAGCCGGCGGCGCGAGATTGCCGTTACAGCACTCGCCGACCGATCGCCACTGGACAGCGATCGTCCAGCGTCCGGTTTTGCCGCAAGCCTCATCGCCGAGCAGGCTGAAACCATCGTGCCCTATCTCGCCCGCTTCCGGCCGGCGCGGCTGAAAGCAAGTGCCGTCCCACTGATCATCCTCATCTGCGTTGCACCGGTCTCCTGGGTTGCAGCCCTCATTCTGCTCTTTACGGCGCCACTGATCCCCATGTTCATGGCCCTGATCGGCTGGCGAGCCAAGGCCGCAAGCGAAAAGCAACTGGCCGAGACCGGCGGGCTCAATGCTTTTCTCCTCGAACGGCTGCGCGGCCTTGCCACTATTCGCGCGCTCGGCGCCGTCGATCGCACCGCCTTGCGACTACGGGCTGATGCGGAACAGCTCAAGATGCGAACCATGGCTGTGCTCAAGATAGCCTTTCTATCCTCGGCAGTCCTGGAATTGTTCGCCGCACTGGGCGTAGCCGCAATGGCCGTCTATGTCGGCTTCAATCTGCTCGGCGCAATCGATGTCGGCACGTGGTCCGGCAGATTGAGCCTGACCCAAGGTCTGTTCATTCTCCTGCTGGCTCCGAGCTTCTTCGAGCCTCTGCGGGAACTATCGGCAGTCTGGCACGACCGGGCAGCCGGAGAGGCAGCCCTGGACGCTCTCGACGCACTATCCAGCACTGGCGTGACGTTGCCGGGCTGGCGCGATGAAAAGGTGGCGGAAACCAGCCGTGATCGTACGTTGCCGTCAATCGATGTCGATCGGCTCTGTTTCCGGCACCGGCCCGAGCAAATGCCTGTTTTCGACGGTTTCAGCCTGGCGATCGCAGCCGGTGAGCACGTGGCTATCCTGGGAGAAAGCGGTGCCGGCAAGACGACCATGTTGTCGTTGATTGCTGGACTTGCTCGTTCAGAGAGCGGCACGATCCATGTCGGCGGGCAGCGACTAAATGATATTTCCGCGTCCGCACTGCGACGGCGCATGGCCTGGATCGGTCAACGGCCGCATATTTTTGCCGGCACGATGACCAGCAACATCACGCTCGGCCGACCCGAAGTCAGCACGCACGCGGTGCAACAAGCGATTGACCTTGCTCATCTGCGGCGAACTGTGACCCAGCACCGCGCCATGTCGATCGGCGAAGGCGGAGCGGGCCTGTCCGGCGGCGAGGCGCTCAGATTGGCGATTGCCCGTGCCGCCGCAACCCCGCATGTTGACATCATCCTCGCAGACGAGCCGACCGCGCATCTCGACACCGAAACCGCACGTGAGGCCACGGATGCGTTGTTGGCGATTGCTCGCGGACGGACACTCGTTGTTGCCACCCATGACCCCGTTCTGGCCGCAAGAATGGGTCGGGTAATCTATATCGACGCATCGGTCCGGGAGGAAGCGGCATGA
- a CDS encoding CBS domain-containing protein encodes MLIQEIMNAPAITVSPKTSVVDAATIMLDRHVSGLPVVDANGNIVGIVSEGDFLRRSELQTERKRSWLLEFLTSPGKLADEYVLSHGRNVEEVMTSEVVTIAPNATLAVAADLMEKHGIKRLPVVVQGKVIGMVCRSDLLRALANMLPKEKVQASDDQIAEAVIAELSHQSWSQNGFIKVSVQNGVVELSGTIFDERERLAAKVAAENVPGVKSVTDQITWIDPYLGVVMPAQSEVV; translated from the coding sequence ATGCTCATTCAAGAAATCATGAACGCACCAGCCATCACCGTAAGTCCCAAAACATCGGTGGTGGATGCGGCAACGATTATGCTCGACCGTCACGTCAGCGGTCTTCCAGTCGTTGATGCCAACGGAAACATCGTCGGCATTGTCAGCGAAGGCGATTTCCTTCGCCGCTCGGAATTGCAGACGGAGCGCAAGCGATCCTGGCTGCTCGAGTTTCTGACCAGCCCGGGCAAGCTTGCTGATGAGTATGTTCTTTCGCACGGCCGCAACGTTGAAGAAGTGATGACGTCGGAGGTTGTCACGATCGCTCCCAATGCGACGCTCGCCGTTGCCGCCGACCTGATGGAGAAGCATGGGATCAAGCGCTTGCCTGTCGTCGTCCAAGGCAAAGTGATCGGTATGGTCTGCCGATCAGACCTGTTGCGGGCGCTGGCGAACATGCTGCCAAAGGAGAAGGTCCAGGCCAGCGACGATCAGATCGCCGAGGCGGTCATTGCCGAGCTGTCCCATCAGAGCTGGAGCCAGAATGGCTTCATAAAAGTCAGCGTTCAGAACGGCGTTGTCGAATTGTCCGGCACCATCTTCGACGAAAGAGAACGACTGGCCGCCAAGGTTGCAGCGGAGAATGTGCCGGGCGTCAAGTCCGTTACCGACCAGATCACATGGATCGATCCCTATCTCGGTGTTGTCATGCCGGCGCAGAGTGAAGTGGTCTGA
- a CDS encoding NRAMP family divalent metal transporter, whose protein sequence is MSQELATIGQSSWRSRLSGRLARLREHPLASVGPGLITGVADDDPSGIATYSQAGAQFGLNMLWTMPVSFPMMAVVQATCARIGRVTGQGLAANIKTAFPPLVLYAVVFSLLIANILNIAADVAAMGEVAELVTGFNRHLMTMFFVFGTLALQVFIPYHRYVAFLKWLTISLLAYAAVLFTVHIDWQQVALRTIWPTITPTSTYAAVVVGVFGTTISPYLFFWQASEEVEDMNAAPDSVPLSRDSATAPKELRRIGWDTWSGMLYSNLTAFFIILATAVTLNVAGITQIDTAAQAASALRPLAGPFAALIFALGILGVGLIGVPVLAGSAGYALAEAMDWKFGLERAPNDARGFYGVIAISVLLALVIQYSPINPMNALFWSAVINGLLAVPLIAIILLLATNPKVMGPYTIGILAAYIGWATVALMAVAAVMMFVS, encoded by the coding sequence ATGAGTCAGGAACTCGCCACTATTGGACAATCCTCGTGGCGATCGCGATTGTCGGGTCGCCTTGCTCGCCTGCGAGAGCACCCACTCGCGAGTGTGGGTCCAGGCCTGATCACCGGCGTCGCCGACGATGATCCGAGCGGTATTGCCACCTACTCCCAGGCGGGAGCGCAATTCGGTCTGAACATGCTTTGGACAATGCCGGTGTCATTTCCAATGATGGCGGTCGTCCAGGCGACGTGCGCTCGGATCGGGCGTGTGACCGGACAGGGCCTGGCGGCGAACATAAAGACCGCATTTCCACCCTTGGTCCTCTATGCTGTCGTTTTCTCGCTTCTGATCGCCAATATTCTGAATATCGCCGCCGATGTTGCCGCCATGGGCGAGGTCGCGGAGCTGGTGACAGGCTTCAACCGACACCTGATGACAATGTTCTTCGTTTTCGGGACGCTCGCGCTTCAGGTCTTCATCCCTTATCACCGCTATGTCGCGTTCCTGAAGTGGCTGACAATTTCGCTCCTGGCTTATGCGGCGGTCCTCTTCACCGTCCATATCGACTGGCAGCAAGTTGCCTTGAGGACGATCTGGCCGACGATCACCCCGACGTCGACCTATGCTGCGGTCGTCGTCGGCGTCTTCGGGACGACGATCAGTCCTTACCTCTTCTTCTGGCAGGCATCGGAAGAAGTGGAGGATATGAATGCCGCTCCCGATTCAGTGCCTTTGTCCAGAGACAGCGCGACAGCTCCCAAGGAACTTCGTCGCATTGGCTGGGATACATGGAGTGGCATGCTCTACTCCAATCTCACGGCCTTCTTCATCATATTGGCGACCGCCGTGACGCTCAATGTCGCCGGCATCACCCAGATCGACACGGCCGCACAAGCAGCAAGCGCACTGCGGCCGCTGGCCGGACCCTTTGCCGCACTTATCTTCGCGCTCGGAATTTTAGGCGTCGGTCTCATCGGCGTGCCTGTTCTCGCAGGTTCCGCCGGCTATGCGCTTGCAGAGGCCATGGATTGGAAATTCGGGCTCGAGCGCGCTCCCAATGACGCCCGGGGCTTTTACGGTGTGATCGCCATAAGTGTGCTGCTCGCCCTGGTCATTCAGTATTCGCCGATCAATCCGATGAACGCACTGTTCTGGAGCGCCGTTATAAATGGGCTGCTGGCCGTTCCCCTGATTGCCATCATCCTGTTGTTGGCGACAAACCCGAAGGTCATGGGCCCGTACACGATAGGGATATTGGCAGCATATATCGGCTGGGCCACGGTCGCGTTGATGGCGGTCGCAGCCGTGATGATGTTCGTCTCATAG
- a CDS encoding CBS domain-containing protein encodes MQAKDIMTRNVITTTPTMSVRNAALLLRANDISGLPAIGDNGEVCGILTEGDLLRRVGDNWASSAKDKFEQDDRHGLNTYIQIYGWSVGEAMHREVISVTPETDVGRIGNLMLSHRIKRVPVISNRRLVGIVSRCDLINLVIDAPDRHVAKGDDAMRLAIKTRLAVDLGIGSNKVDVIVKDGQVQVKGILESNIQQKAIRTLVEGIRGINGYIDRTTLPPSDAISVSTTRDSGQ; translated from the coding sequence GTGCAAGCCAAAGACATCATGACACGGAATGTCATCACAACCACGCCGACGATGAGCGTCCGAAACGCGGCGCTGCTCTTGCGCGCCAATGATATCAGCGGCCTTCCCGCGATTGGCGACAACGGCGAGGTCTGTGGCATCCTCACCGAAGGGGATCTCCTGCGACGCGTCGGCGATAACTGGGCGTCGTCGGCCAAAGACAAGTTCGAGCAAGACGATCGGCATGGCTTGAACACTTACATTCAAATCTACGGGTGGTCGGTCGGCGAGGCGATGCACCGCGAGGTTATCAGCGTCACCCCCGAAACGGATGTCGGGCGGATTGGTAACCTGATGCTGTCCCACAGAATCAAGCGAGTTCCGGTCATTAGCAACCGTCGTCTTGTCGGTATCGTCAGTCGATGCGATTTGATCAATCTGGTCATCGATGCACCTGATCGACACGTCGCTAAAGGTGATGACGCCATGCGGCTCGCCATCAAGACCCGGTTGGCCGTGGATCTCGGGATTGGTAGCAACAAGGTCGACGTCATCGTCAAAGACGGCCAGGTACAGGTGAAGGGAATCCTCGAATCCAATATCCAACAAAAGGCGATCCGAACGCTTGTGGAGGGAATTCGAGGAATCAATGGATATATCGATCGGACAACGCTCCCGCCTTCGGACGCCATCAGCGTTTCAACGACGCGAGACAGTGGCCAATGA